From Magnolia sinica isolate HGM2019 chromosome 13, MsV1, whole genome shotgun sequence, one genomic window encodes:
- the LOC131223439 gene encoding tRNA(His) guanylyltransferase 1-like isoform X2: protein MAAIFIVSVLEEFPDIVFSYGVSDEYSFVMKKMTQFYKRRASKILSLTVSLFSSAYVMKWKEFFPQKELKYPPYFDGRVVCYPSTEILRDYLAWRQVDCHINNQYNTCFWMLVKSGKSKKEAQDLLKGTQTQEKNELLFQQFGINYNTLPAMFRKGSCVFRDKVEDMVKLTDDDDPVKRYRKKVIVDHCDIIGPSFWNEHPDILGE, encoded by the exons ATGGCTGCCATTTTCATAG TTTCTGTGCTGGAGGAGTTCCCAGACATAGTTTTCTCATATGGTGTCAGCGATGAGTACAG tttTGTCATGAAGAAGATGACTCAATTCTACAAAAGACGTGCCAG CAAAATACTGTCGCTTACTGTGTCGTTATTCTCTTCAGCATATGTCATGAAGTGGAAAGAGTTCTTCCCACAAAAAGAATTGAAATATCCACCTTATTTTGATGGTCGAGTAGTATGCTATCCATCCACTGAAATTCTCCGAGATTATCTAGCATGGAGGCAAGTAGATT GTCACATCAACAATCAATACAACACTTGTTTCTGGATGCTGGTTAAGTCTGGTAAAAGCAAAAAGGAAGCACAAGATCTTTTAAAG GGTACTCAAACGCAAGAGAAAAATGAACTGCTGTTCCAACAGTTTGGTATCAATTACAATACACTACCAGCCATGTTCCGGAAAGGGTCTTGTGTTTTCAGGGATAAG GTAGAAGATATGGTGAAGTTGACTGACGATGATGATCCTGTCAAAAGATATCGGAAGAAGGTGATCGTGGACCATTGTGATATAATTGGGCCAAGCTTTTGGAATGAGCATCCAGACATCCTTGGTGAATAG
- the LOC131223439 gene encoding tRNA(His) guanylyltransferase 2-like isoform X1, translating to MANSKFEYVKSFEVEDKLMPSTWIVIRINGCHFHRFSDVHEFDKPNDEQALNLMNSCAVSVLEEFPDIVFSYGVSDEYSFVMKKMTQFYKRRASKILSLTVSLFSSAYVMKWKEFFPQKELKYPPYFDGRVVCYPSTEILRDYLAWRQVDCHINNQYNTCFWMLVKSGKSKKEAQDLLKGTQTQEKNELLFQQFGINYNTLPAMFRKGSCVFRDKVEDMVKLTDDDDPVKRYRKKVIVDHCDIIGPSFWNEHPDILGE from the exons ATGGCAAACAGCAAATTCGAGTATGTGAAGTCTTTTGAAGTCGAAGACAAGCTTATGCCTTCCACTTGGATTGTCATTAGAATCAATGGCTGCCATTTTCATAG GTTTTCTGATGTCCACGAGTTTGACAAGCCCAATGATGAGCAAGCATTGAATCTAATGAATTCGTGTGCAGTTTCTGTGCTGGAGGAGTTCCCAGACATAGTTTTCTCATATGGTGTCAGCGATGAGTACAG tttTGTCATGAAGAAGATGACTCAATTCTACAAAAGACGTGCCAG CAAAATACTGTCGCTTACTGTGTCGTTATTCTCTTCAGCATATGTCATGAAGTGGAAAGAGTTCTTCCCACAAAAAGAATTGAAATATCCACCTTATTTTGATGGTCGAGTAGTATGCTATCCATCCACTGAAATTCTCCGAGATTATCTAGCATGGAGGCAAGTAGATT GTCACATCAACAATCAATACAACACTTGTTTCTGGATGCTGGTTAAGTCTGGTAAAAGCAAAAAGGAAGCACAAGATCTTTTAAAG GGTACTCAAACGCAAGAGAAAAATGAACTGCTGTTCCAACAGTTTGGTATCAATTACAATACACTACCAGCCATGTTCCGGAAAGGGTCTTGTGTTTTCAGGGATAAG GTAGAAGATATGGTGAAGTTGACTGACGATGATGATCCTGTCAAAAGATATCGGAAGAAGGTGATCGTGGACCATTGTGATATAATTGGGCCAAGCTTTTGGAATGAGCATCCAGACATCCTTGGTGAATAG